In Polaromonas sp. JS666, one genomic interval encodes:
- a CDS encoding NAD(P)/FAD-dependent oxidoreductase — protein sequence MSQEFFPLSPSLWAATAAPAPETTPLQSDAKADVVVIGAGYCGLSTALHLAERGVRVVVLEARDIGFGGSGRNGGQVIPGMKFDPSELMKMFGREKGQHLVDFAASTVDAVFNLIDKHRMDVPHVRRGWIQGSHTPAALKMAERRVRDWGAQGVAAQLLDRAETARLLGTDKYLGGWMDPRGGGVQPLSYVRGLARAAIAAGVVIQTDSPAAQLLQDQGQWQVVTAGGARVSAERVVLCTNGYTDGLWPQLSKSIINANSFQVATEPLPEAVRRSILPEGHVSSDARNLLLYYRIDHSGRLLMGGRGTFREPDPALPGNWSHLQNVIGKLFPQAAGMPIAYRWCGHVAITRDYLPHLHEPAPGLLIDIGCQGRGVGLQTRMGQALAEYIATGDKQALPVAPSTIKPFPLYGLRRLYVSAVIGWYRMTDGGV from the coding sequence ATGTCACAGGAATTCTTTCCCCTCAGTCCGTCCCTGTGGGCCGCCACGGCGGCGCCCGCGCCCGAAACCACCCCGCTGCAAAGCGATGCGAAAGCCGATGTGGTCGTCATCGGCGCGGGCTACTGCGGCTTGAGCACGGCACTGCACCTGGCCGAGCGCGGCGTGCGCGTCGTGGTGCTCGAAGCGCGCGACATCGGCTTCGGCGGCTCTGGCCGCAACGGCGGACAGGTGATTCCGGGCATGAAGTTCGACCCGAGCGAGCTGATGAAAATGTTCGGACGCGAGAAAGGGCAGCACCTGGTCGATTTTGCCGCCAGCACGGTCGATGCGGTGTTCAACCTGATCGACAAGCACCGCATGGACGTGCCGCATGTGCGCCGTGGCTGGATTCAGGGCTCGCACACGCCGGCCGCGCTCAAAATGGCCGAGCGGCGCGTGCGCGATTGGGGTGCGCAGGGTGTCGCCGCGCAGTTGCTGGACCGGGCTGAGACGGCCCGCCTGCTGGGCACCGACAAATACCTGGGCGGCTGGATGGACCCACGCGGCGGCGGTGTACAGCCGCTGAGCTACGTGCGCGGCCTGGCGCGCGCTGCGATCGCAGCGGGCGTGGTCATTCAAACTGACAGCCCCGCGGCGCAACTGCTGCAAGACCAGGGCCAGTGGCAGGTCGTGACCGCAGGCGGCGCCAGGGTCAGCGCCGAGCGCGTGGTGCTCTGCACCAACGGTTACACCGATGGGTTATGGCCGCAGCTTAGCAAATCGATCATCAACGCCAACTCGTTCCAGGTCGCGACCGAGCCGCTTCCCGAAGCTGTCCGCAGGAGCATCCTGCCTGAAGGACATGTCTCTTCCGATGCACGCAACCTCTTGCTCTATTACCGAATTGACCACAGCGGCCGTTTGTTGATGGGAGGACGCGGAACCTTTAGGGAGCCCGATCCAGCCCTGCCCGGCAACTGGTCGCATCTGCAGAACGTGATCGGCAAGCTGTTCCCGCAGGCGGCCGGGATGCCGATTGCTTACCGCTGGTGCGGGCATGTCGCCATCACGCGCGACTACCTGCCGCACCTGCATGAGCCCGCGCCGGGCTTGCTGATCGACATCGGCTGCCAGGGGCGCGGCGTCGGCCTGCAGACGCGCATGGGGCAGGCACTGGCCGAGTACATCGCCACCGGCGACAAACAGGCACTGCCCGTCGCGCCATCGACGATCAAGCCATTTCCGCTGTACGGGTTGAGGCGCCTGTACGTCTCGGCGGTAATCGGATGGTACCGAATGACCGACGGCGGCGTTTAG
- a CDS encoding amino acid ABC transporter ATP-binding protein, producing MIEIRDLQKSYGTHHVLKGINATVSKGEVVCIIGPSGSGKSTILRCINGLESYNGGSIEIHRQRVDNTLPSIKAIRTEVAMVFQRFNLFPHRTVLENVIEGPIYVKGEKREAVIERARQLLASVGLAEKENAHPPQLSGGQQQRVAIARALAMQPEAILFDEPTSALDPELVGEVLGVMRKLAESGMTMVVVTHEMQFAREVADRVMFIDGGVIVEQGPSREVLNNPQNPRTQDFLRRVLYPM from the coding sequence ATGATTGAAATACGCGACTTGCAGAAGTCCTACGGAACGCACCACGTTCTCAAAGGCATCAACGCCACCGTTTCCAAAGGCGAGGTGGTGTGCATCATCGGCCCTTCAGGTTCGGGAAAGTCCACCATCCTGCGCTGCATCAACGGGCTCGAAAGCTACAACGGCGGCAGCATCGAGATCCACCGCCAGCGGGTTGACAACACCCTGCCGTCCATCAAGGCCATTCGCACCGAGGTGGCGATGGTGTTCCAGCGCTTCAACCTTTTTCCGCACCGCACCGTGCTGGAGAACGTGATCGAGGGGCCGATCTACGTCAAGGGTGAAAAGCGCGAGGCCGTGATCGAGCGGGCCAGGCAGCTGCTCGCCAGCGTGGGGCTTGCCGAAAAGGAAAACGCCCATCCGCCGCAGCTGTCGGGCGGCCAGCAGCAGCGGGTTGCCATTGCGCGCGCGCTTGCCATGCAGCCCGAGGCCATTTTGTTCGACGAGCCGACTTCCGCGCTGGACCCTGAACTCGTGGGTGAAGTGCTGGGCGTGATGCGCAAGCTGGCGGAGTCAGGCATGACCATGGTGGTCGTCACGCACGAGATGCAGTTTGCCCGCGAAGTGGCCGATCGCGTGATGTTCATCGACGGCGGCGTGATCGTCGAGCAGGGACCGTCCAGGGAGGTTCTGAACAATCCTCAAAACCCGCGCACGCAGGACTTCCTGCGACGTGTTCTCTACCCCATGTAA
- a CDS encoding amino acid ABC transporter permease, producing MIQFLHHAREFMPILLQGAWLTILVTLGSLLLSTMLGLVWAVMRVSGIPLLANASAAVINLLRGIPIIVILFFLYFVMPDVGISLSALQAGILGLGIAYSAYQAENFRAGIEAVDHGQVEAARAMGMSWGLMMRRVVLPQAVKIVLPPYGNIMIMMLKDSSQASTITVAELALQGKMIATSTFQNATVFTLVALIYLVMCVPLILLVRHLEKRGKK from the coding sequence ATGATCCAGTTTCTGCACCATGCACGGGAGTTCATGCCCATCCTGCTCCAGGGGGCCTGGCTCACCATCCTCGTGACGCTGGGCTCCTTGCTGCTGTCCACCATGCTGGGCCTGGTGTGGGCCGTCATGCGCGTGTCGGGCATCCCGCTGCTGGCCAATGCAAGTGCCGCCGTCATCAACCTGCTGCGCGGTATCCCGATCATCGTGATCTTGTTTTTCCTGTATTTCGTGATGCCTGATGTCGGCATTTCGCTGTCGGCGCTGCAGGCCGGCATCCTCGGCCTGGGCATCGCCTATTCGGCCTACCAGGCCGAGAATTTCCGCGCCGGCATCGAAGCGGTGGACCATGGCCAGGTCGAGGCGGCCCGTGCCATGGGCATGAGCTGGGGGCTGATGATGCGCCGCGTGGTGCTGCCGCAGGCCGTCAAGATCGTGCTGCCGCCCTACGGCAACATCATGATCATGATGCTCAAGGATTCGTCGCAGGCCTCGACCATCACCGTCGCCGAACTGGCGCTGCAGGGCAAGATGATCGCCACGTCCACCTTCCAGAACGCGACCGTTTTCACGCTGGTCGCGCTGATTTACCTGGTCATGTGCGTGCCGCTGATTCTGCTGGTGCGCCATCTTGAGAAGCGGGGCAAAAAATGA
- a CDS encoding ABC transporter substrate-binding protein — MKFATLATSLAVTFALSLSGPASAQTVLKVGSTPTGSPFTFLDTKTNTIDGVMVDIVNAVAKESGFGVQIEPMQFSALISSLTSKRIDLISAAMFITPTRQEVVDFSLPIYSYGEGVVVLKQDTVAYQSFADMKGKRVGVQVGTAFVEPLQKSGMFSEVKLYETTPDLMRDANAGRIDAGVLDYPIAAFAVAKGQFPNLRMVTSFKPTMVNSIGMATRKGDTELMGKVNVAVTKLKANGTIDAILKKWGL; from the coding sequence ATGAAATTCGCAACGCTTGCAACTTCTCTTGCCGTCACCTTTGCACTATCGCTGTCAGGCCCGGCTTCGGCGCAGACGGTGCTGAAGGTCGGATCCACGCCGACCGGCAGCCCTTTCACTTTCCTGGACACCAAGACCAACACCATTGACGGCGTGATGGTCGACATCGTCAATGCGGTGGCCAAGGAATCGGGCTTCGGGGTACAGATCGAACCCATGCAGTTCTCGGCGCTGATCTCCTCGCTGACTTCCAAGCGCATCGATTTGATCTCGGCGGCGATGTTCATCACGCCGACGCGCCAGGAAGTCGTGGACTTTTCGCTGCCGATCTACAGCTACGGCGAAGGCGTGGTTGTGTTGAAGCAGGACACGGTCGCCTACCAGAGCTTCGCCGACATGAAAGGCAAGCGGGTCGGGGTGCAGGTCGGCACGGCCTTCGTGGAACCGTTGCAAAAGAGCGGGATGTTTTCAGAGGTCAAGCTCTACGAAACCACGCCCGACCTGATGCGCGACGCCAACGCCGGGCGCATCGACGCGGGCGTGCTGGACTACCCGATTGCCGCCTTCGCCGTGGCCAAGGGACAGTTTCCCAACCTGCGCATGGTCACCAGCTTCAAGCCGACCATGGTCAACAGCATCGGCATGGCCACCCGAAAAGGCGACACCGAGCTGATGGGCAAGGTGAATGTCGCCGTGACCAAGCTCAAGGCCAACGGCACCATTGACGCCATCCTGAAAAAGTGGGGCCTGTGA
- a CDS encoding helix-turn-helix domain-containing protein, translating into MPPDTNPHPSSSADAAAERTNSWKTAPTPSAQRINSVIDLWLGEQVRHRRKALGLPLQQVALGCGISVSLLSQIERGLRSISLRTLAALSNELQLPLETLIRNTQHDQNEGASERSVVRAGKHQRIDLGDKGIHKEKLTPPASTGGVELYRAVIDPKGSTGDALFFTHKGEQVGYVVEGQLELFIQDRLYRLQAGDSFCYDGVTPRRWRNPGPSITTVLWAITGTLR; encoded by the coding sequence ATGCCGCCAGACACGAATCCCCATCCATCCTCATCTGCCGACGCCGCAGCCGAGCGAACCAACTCATGGAAGACCGCGCCCACACCTTCCGCGCAGCGCATCAACTCCGTGATCGACCTTTGGCTGGGAGAGCAAGTGCGCCATCGCCGAAAAGCGCTCGGACTCCCATTGCAACAGGTTGCGCTGGGTTGCGGCATCTCTGTCAGCCTGCTCAGCCAGATTGAACGCGGGTTACGTTCCATTTCACTCCGAACGCTTGCTGCCCTGTCGAACGAGCTGCAATTACCACTGGAAACGTTGATCAGGAACACGCAGCACGACCAGAACGAAGGCGCGTCGGAGCGCTCTGTGGTGCGCGCCGGCAAGCATCAGCGCATCGACCTGGGCGACAAGGGCATCCATAAAGAGAAACTAACGCCACCGGCGTCGACCGGCGGCGTCGAGCTGTACCGGGCCGTCATCGACCCCAAGGGCTCCACGGGCGATGCGCTGTTTTTTACCCATAAAGGCGAACAGGTGGGCTATGTGGTCGAAGGCCAGCTCGAACTGTTCATCCAGGACCGTCTTTACCGGCTGCAGGCCGGCGACAGCTTTTGCTACGACGGTGTCACACCGCGCCGCTGGCGCAATCCCGGCCCGTCGATCACGACGGTGCTTTGGGCCATCACCGGCACGCTCAGGTAG
- a CDS encoding C45 family autoproteolytic acyltransferase/hydolase — protein MTTLQQFPFVSVSGAPHARGLQYGQQAADRVRASARLYGQTLIDLGYSDSARSQLIAYFAKEIEGFAPHYLDEMRGIAKGAGVDFQDIVMINARTEVLAKARAEKVKQADLEPGDGCTGALILPERSASGNLLHGQNWDWRAECVETSIVLRVRNDNGPDFLTFVEAGGLARSGFNSAGVSITANYLESDRDFQQLGVPLSLIRRKVLEQEIFSLAMKAVATTPKSCSNNIMLGMAQGFGIDFECTTNEAFPIYPGPDNLIVHANHWMSPVALSKLVDKGLSNSPDSHYRDWRVRKLLNKKEKLGRQDLKDAFFDNFGAPYAVCRPPRPGSNENLSATVAMVIMEPAVREMDVVPLPALNRVFTRYSLTEEPKVFES, from the coding sequence ATGACTACCCTACAGCAATTTCCTTTTGTGTCAGTTTCGGGTGCGCCCCATGCACGCGGGCTGCAATACGGGCAGCAGGCCGCTGACCGCGTGCGTGCCAGTGCACGTCTTTATGGCCAGACCCTGATAGACCTTGGCTACAGCGATAGCGCCCGCTCGCAGTTGATTGCATATTTTGCAAAGGAGATAGAAGGCTTCGCCCCTCATTACCTGGACGAGATGCGCGGCATTGCGAAAGGGGCCGGCGTCGACTTCCAGGACATTGTGATGATCAATGCCCGCACCGAAGTGCTCGCCAAGGCGCGGGCCGAAAAGGTCAAGCAGGCTGACCTGGAGCCTGGCGACGGCTGCACCGGTGCATTGATACTGCCCGAGCGCTCAGCAAGCGGGAACCTGCTTCATGGGCAAAACTGGGATTGGCGCGCCGAGTGTGTGGAGACATCCATCGTGCTGCGCGTGCGTAACGACAACGGGCCTGACTTTTTGACCTTTGTGGAGGCCGGCGGCCTTGCCCGCAGCGGCTTCAACAGCGCAGGCGTTTCCATCACGGCCAACTACCTGGAGTCGGATCGTGACTTCCAGCAACTGGGCGTTCCGCTTTCACTGATTCGCCGGAAAGTGCTGGAGCAGGAAATTTTTTCACTGGCGATGAAAGCGGTGGCCACCACGCCGAAATCCTGCTCGAACAACATCATGCTGGGCATGGCGCAGGGCTTCGGCATCGATTTTGAATGCACCACCAATGAGGCGTTTCCTATTTATCCCGGCCCCGACAACCTGATCGTCCATGCCAATCACTGGATGAGCCCGGTCGCCTTAAGCAAATTGGTCGACAAGGGCTTGTCGAATTCACCGGACAGCCACTACCGGGACTGGCGTGTGCGCAAGTTGCTGAATAAAAAAGAGAAGCTTGGCCGCCAGGATTTGAAAGATGCATTTTTCGACAACTTTGGCGCTCCCTACGCTGTTTGCCGCCCACCGCGGCCTGGCAGCAATGAAAACCTCTCGGCAACGGTTGCCATGGTCATCATGGAGCCGGCAGTCAGGGAAATGGATGTGGTCCCCCTGCCGGCCCTTAACCGTGTTTTCACGCGCTACAGCCTGACCGAAGAGCCCAAGGTCTTCGAGTCATAG